In Ictalurus punctatus breed USDA103 chromosome 3, Coco_2.0, whole genome shotgun sequence, the following are encoded in one genomic region:
- the mycla gene encoding protein L-Myc-1a: MECDHHQHYFYDEMDGRIEDFFTSTAPSEDIWKKFELLPTPPVSPSRTFPTGRSLLPPPASERSMWASDDYGVLPLKKLDPLDVFGNLSSVVIKDCMWSSGFNATRVSPRSETHQNELAHVNAPRIPSAARQADVQVTRCVNPAAILNLPVSQSKKTPASSGSESRSDSSDDDEIDVVTVENRLKKRTRTPITIAVSADPHGPRKKHFHISLHRQQHNYAAPSPESDDEHHRLRPSDDDYDEEEPLGERARVDPPLLSAPSSSSSSSSPATSDSEDSTEQRRNFLERKRRDDLRSRFQMLRNEIPGLSESAKTSKVAILTHATEYLLQLKARERRQAQERKKLRARRQLLLRKISALKKP; the protein is encoded by the exons ATGGAGTGTGATCACCACCAGCACTACTTCTACGACGAGATGGACGGAAGGATCGAAGACTTCTTTACGTCCACGGCGCCCAGCGAGGACATCTGGAAGAAGTTTGAGCTCCTCCCCACGCCGCCCGTGTCCCCCTCCAGGACCTTCCCCACGGGCCGCTCCTTACTCCCGCCGCCGGCGTCGGAGCGGAGCATGTGGGCATCGGACGATTACGGCGTGCTTCCTCTGAAGAAGCTCGATCCGCTGGACGTGTTCGGGAACCTGAGCTCGGTGGTGATTAAGGACTGCATGTGGAGCAGCGGCTTTAACGCCACCAGAGTGAGCCCTCGCTCAGAAACGCACCAGAACGAGCTCGCGCACGTGAACGCACCACGCATCCCGAGCGCAGCGAGACAGGCTGACGTGCAGGTCACGAGGTGCGTGAACCCCGCGGCCATCCTCAACCTGCCCGTGTCCCAGTCCAAAAAAACCCCGGCGTCCTCAGGATCCGAGTCGCGCTCGGACTCGTCCG ATGATGACGAGATCGACGTGGTGACGGTGGAGAACCGGCTGAAGAAGCGCACTCGCACGCCCATCACCATCGCCGTGAGCGCCGACCCGCACGGCCCGCGCAAGAAGCACTTCCACATCTCTCTGCACCGGCAGCAGCACAACTACGCCGCTCCGTCTCCCGAATCCGACGACGAACACCACCGGCTCCGCCCCAGCGATGACGACTACGACGAAGAAGAGCCGCTCGGCGAGCGAGCCCGGGTCGACCCTCCGCTCTTATCTGCTCCGtcgtcctcgtcctcctcctcttctccggCTACCTCGGACTCCGAGGACTCCACCGAGCAGCGCAGGAACTTCCTGGAGAGGAAGAGGCGGGACGACCTGCGCTCTCGCTTCCAGATGCTCCGGAACGAAATCCCGGGTCTGTCGGAGTCGGCAAAAACCTCCAAGGTGGCCATCCTGACCCACGCCACGGAGTACCTGCTGCAGCTGAAGGCGCGAGAGAGACGGCAGGCGCAGGAGAGGAAGAAACTCCGGGCCAGGAGACAGCTGCTGCTGCGCAAAATCAGCGCCCTGAAGAAGCCATGA
- the tacc3 gene encoding transforming acidic coiled-coil-containing protein 3: MSSEAVNDENRGVQLVHKHVPSDSAADIFALDQPTGRPSILRPSQAENLNKNIPKGVKVCFQTPLRDPVTKKIMSPSRVGTMAALDDCTNSLESLMLTSPPPPSVPTKPGSSFPDDDMPIRSKGGYTIDFDNLDCVNPFQSSGIMIPSSTQPAALLSDTLMAAEPALPASSPAPEEVETVKERADMALDETLPFIPSVENSLADLSAGGASTDTTVIIEPKITTLADSTVNVEIPEPEPAPVVNEDVKESLSLPKGSYQVDFDDLDSVNPFQTGSSKLQNTPPVSRKSPVCNSALSRAEEMSSGATAPPSEPEDVLLTTERPGLTKVNPDPAAPSVAPPKEAPMLLEFHFDDEAKVERKPPPKRLGLKKPPLSKTKTAAPKPASAPAEKKSPEIEPNAATEIPPTRGAYSVDFDQFDDPNFNPFGAKAKMGSSPPRDAPVASQVPEQPENHTHSSPSSEAEKSAEAEPSFTEAAEEPEALPVAETHQPRVPVLPQKTEEPAFPCALSQSAEFDIIAADDEFVPGSMFMPSDLDGQIDYLEQFGSSTFKESALRKQSLYLKFDPLLKESPKKAAADSSSSGFSLPRPSLAIRMMEAARSEVRRKSQQESSKLLEDFTSPAEPAVVQDPTVLDLLVPTLKQTQKSEDMIVDMLKYTQKDLDAALEKAQKQAAAQIEKLTLDNQHMVLIVSEFEALIAQLTAEHKQKDELAQAELSRVLQEKQQLAKELSDMERSFSDVVKRLDRRKEVIDGFKKNEETLKQCAQSYLARLQKDEQRYQTLKTHAEEKIDQANKQIAEVRAKLGSEVSALQVQLRREQLKVQSLEKNLEQKTKEVEDVTKLCDELIVKVQQQ; this comes from the exons ATGAGCTCAGAGGCGGTGAACGATGAGAATCGGGGCGTTCAGCTCGTCCACAAGCACGTCCCGTCCGACTCAGCCGCTGACATTTTTGCTCTGGATCAGCCCACCGGCAGGCCGTCCATCCTGAGACCGTCTCAGGCCGAGAACCTTAACAAAAACATCCCTAAAGGAGTGAAG GTGTGTTTCCAGACTCCGCTCAGAGACCCGGTCACGAAGAAGATCATGTCCCCGAGTCGCGTGGGCACGATGGCCGCGCTGGACGACTGCACTAACTCGCTGGAGTCTCTCATGCTCAC GTCGCCTCCTCCACCCAGCGTTCCCACTAAACCAGGCTCTTCCTTTCCTGACGATGACATGCCCATTCGGAGCAAAGGAGGCTACACCATCGACTTCGACAACCTGGACTGTGTGAATCCTTTCCAGAGCTCCGGTATAATGATCCCGTCTTCAACCCAACCTGCTGCTCTGCTGTCCGACACCCTGATGGCGGCGGAGCCGGCTCTCCCCGCATCGTCGCCGGCTCCCGAAGAGGTGGAAACCGTTAAGGAAAGGGCCGACATGGCTTTGGATGAGACTCTCCCTTTTATCCCATCTGTGGAGAATTCCCTGGCGGATTTATCTGCGGGCGGTGCGTCCACAGACACCACTGTGATCATCGAGCCGAAGATAACGACGCTCGCCGACAGTACGGTGAACGTAGAGATCCCTGAACCGGAGCCTGCGCCTGTAGTTAATGAAGACGTAAAGGAGTCACTTTCACTCCCTAAAGGATCCTACCAGGTTGATTTCGATGACCTCGACTCGGTGAACCCTTTCCAAACCGGTAGTTCGAAACTCCAGAACACTCCTCCCGTCTCCAGGAAATCACCCGTCTGCAATTCGGCACTGTCTCGAGCCGAGGAGATGAGCTCGGGAGCGACGGCGCCGCCCAGCGAGCCAGAAGATGTACTCCTCACCACGGAGAGGCCCGGCCTTACCAAGGTGAACCCTGACCCCGCCGCCCCCTCAGTAGCGCCCCCTAAAGAGGCTCCCATGCTTTTGGAGTTCCACTTTGACGATGAGGCCAAAGTCGAACGCAAACCTCCTCCCAAACGCCTCGGCTTAAAGAAGCCGCCTCTTTCCAAAACGAAAACCGCCGCTCCAAAACCAGCGTCTGCTCCCGCCGAGAAGAAAAGTCCAGAAATCGAACCCAACGCGGCGACGGAAATTCCTCCAACGAGAGGCGCTTACTCTGTTGACTTTGACCAGTTCGATGATCCGAACTTTAATCCATTCGGTGCGAAGGCGAAGATGGGAAGTTCTCCTCCGCGTGACGCTCCAGTGGCGAGTCAAGTCCCTGAACAGCCggagaaccacacacacag TTCTCCTTCCTCTGAAGCTGAAAAATCAGCAGAAGCTGAACCATCTTTCACTGAG GCAGCGGAAGAACCCGAGGCCTTACCGGTCGCTGAAACCCACCAGCCCCGCGTTCCGGTTCTTCCACAGAAGACCGAGGAGCCGGCTTTTCCATGCGCGCTGAGCCAGAGCGCAGAGTTTGACATCATTGCAGCGGATGATGAGTTTGTTCCTGGCTCcatgt TCATGCCGAGTGACCTGGATGGACAGATCGATTATCTGGAGCAGTTTGGATCCAGCACT tttaagGAATCCGCTCTGCGTAAGCAGTCCCTCTATCTGAAGTTTGACCCTCTGCTGAAGGAGAGCCCAAAGAAAGCTGCAGCAGACAGCTCCAGCTCCGGGTTCAGTCTGCCTCGTCCCTCTCTGGCCATCCG GATGATGGAGGCTgcgaggtcagaggtcaggagGAAATCTCAGCAGGAAAGCTCAAAACTGCTGGAGGACTTTACCTCACCG GCGGAGCCTGCGGTGGTTCAGGACCCCACCGTGCTGGACCTGCTGGTGCCGACGCTGAAGCAGACCCAGAAGAGCGAGGACATGATCGTGGACATGCTGAAGTACACTCAGAAAGACCTGGACGCTGCTCTGGAAAAGGCCCAAAAACAG GCGGCGGCTCAGATCGAGAAGCTCACGCTGGACAATCAGCACATGGT GCTGATCGTGTCGGAGTTCGAGGCACTCATCGCTCAGCTCACAG CCGAGCACAAGCAGAAGGACGAGCTGGCGCAGGCTGAGCTGAGCAGAGTGCTTCAGGAGAAACAGCAGCTGGCCAAAGAGCTGAGCGACATGGAGCGCTCCTTCTCCGATGTGGTCAAGCGTCTGGACCGACGCAAGGAAGTCATCGATGGCTTCAAGAAG aacgaGGAGACGCTGAAACAGTGCGCTCAGAGCTACTTGGCCAGACTGCAGAAGGATGAGCAGCGTTATCAGACGCTGAAAACTCACGCCGAGGAGAAAATCGACCA GGCGAATAAGCAGATAGCGGAGGTGCGTGCTAAGTTGGGATCGGAGGTTTCTGCTCTTCAGGTGCAGTTGAGGAGAGAGCAGCTCAAAGTGCAGTCCCTGGAGAAGAACCTGGAGCAGAAG acaAAGGAGGTGGAAGACGTCACAAAGCTCTGCGATGAGCTGATCGTGAAAGTGCAGCAGCAATAA
- the kif15 gene encoding kinesin-like protein KIF15-A, whose amino-acid sequence MNPKGKGSEDTTLPLQSNSNSDGDTIKVYVRVRPLTQGTGLTTDGDRGLCLTVTSDHTVRLNSKPEPRNFTYDHVADVDTSQESVFSCVAKNIVESCMNGYNGTIFAYGQTGSGKTFTMLGPNELTDFSDELRGVIPRSFEYLFFLISREVEKSTGTKSFLCKCSFIEIYNEQVFDLLDSASASLFLREDIKKGVFVEGAVEKYVASAAEAYQVLSMGWRNRRVASTSMNRESSRSHAVFSMTLESKETGQGVVNIRTSQLNLVDLAGSERQRDTHAEGSRLKEASSINRSLMCLGQVIMALVDMSNGRSRHVCYRDSKLTFLLRDSLGGNAKTYIIANVHPGSKCFGETLSTLQFAQRAKLIKNKAMINEDTHGNVKQLQAEVKKLKEQLSLALSTRHIITELAPGGPQLHTVASEVEPPYKIRFLQAVRLWRRREEEKKVLQEKVSRLEEAWAQKEKFIQSNRMILKFRDDRIAHLKRELETGERAEPARQDQILIDQLLQEIRLLREQVEHHPRMMWYAAENCSLKEELRALRALESVKHGQEGASQSAAELEQAFQEALKSEEGVEATGAPPTCSTPVTMETLSSVSMERLKAQLLQKQSELTAMEQAFDDYKQVSKKHLLELESEKRYLDKSNKHLENILEATKAHTKQEVSQLNKIHAETIKILTTPTKTYNLRNRLVPLSSPEHLNGHGGESEPEDLDSEQPPPAMSELACEALTEELKQMQEQMTGLKSQVDEEEAKNRKLLQQISKLEEQVSTATEQSTRTAEDFSAERSSLMEEQKKLQENVRALEQQLTEERAAAEVLRSEVCDLRVVLQSSDKQLEEARREQERENTQLSNSLISTQLQLDKVRLEWEELQEQQRVLQDAFDTLQAEFKFEADQYHQQLEEKSREHTEQHTHITELMNTLQAERELISSLRSQLKADRENTSKELLQAVEENSLLKKHILELTAQNQLQDEKVKSLEQSVCRVNASISSLEQKTEQEKAVVLDLMKQTRDLRSELGQKDQSLSLMSADLSDITEKYGAVCSEREEMNKLVSRMQEEIQELREASERRLASDRIELELLQEDLAYVTEELEKLSKVLEEKTTELQRAERLGTEKDTTISTLQEQLKQQEEQLSMRSVNSGHAFATPKMNPQTPHTSRSFNMELSQLLENQEMELESRRSSMMTMEVLLTELNAERTAKNDEIQRLKAQLNEKENMRLEIQTLLEQFYNAQNQESQNGNTTENLKDVIHQSVLRDLREERSVKNTLMMQLTEAQKSLQHQEVTLTQSQTCIQELTTELRNRCLELRDLQEKDNELLQEVEVLRKQVEHLAEENGKLLGHQNHKQKIEYMVRLKKEITKLQEENEKLRHKSTS is encoded by the exons ATGAACCCCAAAGGAAAAG GATCCGAAGACACGACTTTACCTCTCCAGTCCAACAG TAACAGCGATGGAGACACCATTAAGGTGTACGTCCGCGTGCGACCTTTGACCCAAGGCACCGGGCTGACGACAGACGGAGACCGAGGTTTGTGTTTGACGGTGACCTCGGATCACACGGTGCGTCTGAACTCCAAACCCGAGCCGCGAAACTTCACCTACGATCACGTGGCGGACGTGGACACGTCTCAG GAATCCGTATTCTCCTGTGTAGCTAAAAACATCGTGGAGTCGTGCATGAACGGTTATAACGGCACCATATTCGCATA TGGACAGACGGGTTCAGGGAAGACCTTTACCATGCTGG ggccAAACGAGCTGACGGATTTCTCTGATGAGCTGCGTGGTGTTATTCCTCGTAGCTTTGAGTATTTATTCTTCCTCATCAGCAGAGAGGTGGAGAAG tCTACAGGAACAAAGAGCTTCCTGTGTAAATGCTCCTTCATCGAGATCTACAACGAGCAGGTCTTTGACCTCCTGGACAGCGCCTCAGCGAGTCTGTTCCTCAGAGAGGACATTAAGAAAGGAGTGTTTGTGGAAGGAGCGGTGGAGAAATATGTGGCTTCAGCTGCAGAGGCCTACcag gtgttatCTATGGGATGGCGTAATCGGCGCGTTGCGTCCACGTCGATGAATCGCGAGTCGTCTCGCTCTCATGCCGTTTTCTCTATGACGCTGGAGTCCAAGGAGACGGGACAGGGAGTGGTGAACATCAGAACGTCTCAACTCAACCTGGTAGATCTGGCGGGGtctgagaggcagagagacacacatgcTGAAGGATCACgcctgaag GAGGCGAGCAGCATCAACCGCTCTCTGATGTGCCTGGGTCAGGTGATCATGGCTCTGGTGGACATGTCCAATGGGAGGAGCCGGCATGTCTGCTACCGTGACTCCAAACTCACCTTCCTGCTCAGG gactCTCTTGGAGGCAATGCTAAGACGTACATCATTGCTAACGTCCACCCAGGATCCAAGTGTTTCGGTGAGACGCTGTCCACGCTGCAGTTCGCCCAGAGGGCCAAGCTCATCAAAAACAAG gcgATGATAAACGAGGACACTCATGGAAACGTGAAGCAGCTCCAGGCTGAAGTGAAGAAGCTGAAGGAGCAGTTATCTCTCGCTCTGTCAACTCGCCATATCATCACCGAGCTCGCACCCGGGGGGCCGCAGTTACACACCg TGGCATCTGAAGTCGAGCCTCCGTATAAGATTCGGTTCCTGCAGGCTGTACGACTGTGGAGGAGacgagaggaggagaagaag GTTCTGCAGGAGAAAGTGTCTCGTCTGGAAGAGGCCTGGGCACAGAAGGAAAAATTCATTCAGTCCAACCGCATGATCCTGAAGTTCCGAGACGATCGCATCGCCCATCTGAAGAGGGAGCTGGAGACGGGAGAGCGAGCGGAACCGGCACGGCAGGACCAGATTCTCATCGATCAGCTGCTACAGGAGATTCGCCTGCTCCGagaacag GTGGAACATCACCCACGCATGATGTGGTACGCAGCAGAGAACTGCAGCCTGAAGGAGGAATTGCGTGCCCTGAGAGCTCTGGAGTCGGTGAAGCACGGTCAGGAGGGCGCGTCCCAGTCTGCAGCTGAGCTCGAGCAGGCCTTTCAGGAGGCCTTAAAGTCGGAGGAGGGTGTGGAGGCAACAGGGG CTCCACCTACCTGCTCCACCCCGGTTACCATGGAGACGCTGTCCTCTGTTTCCATGGAGAGGTTGAAGGCCCAGTTGTTACAGAAACAGTCGGAGCTCACTGCCATGGAGCAGGCCTTCGACGATTACAAGCAAGTCAGCAA GAAGCATCTGCTCGAGCTGGAGTCAGAGAAACGCTACCTGGACAAATCCAACAAGCACTTGGAAAACATTCTAGAAGCTACTAAAGCTcacaccaaacaggaagtgtcaCAGCTGAATAAGATCCATGCTGAAACGATTAAG ATTCTGACGACGCCGACTAAAACGTATAACCTGAGGAACCGCTTGGTGCCGCTGTCCAGCCCGGAGCATCTAAACGGCCACGGGGGCGAATCTGAGCCAGAGGACCTCGACAGCGAACAACCCCCTCCTGCCATGAGTGAGCTGGCCTGCGAGGCTCTCACTGAGGAACTCAAACAAATGCAG GAGCAGATGACTGGTCTGAAGAGCCAGGTGGACGAGGAGgaagccaagaacaggaagctgCTTCAGCAGATCAGCAAGCTGGAAGAGCAGGTTTCTACGGCGACGGAGCAGTCCACTCGCACAGCGGAG gacttCAGTGCAGAGAGAAGTTCTCTGATGGAGGAGCAgaagaagctgcaggagaatGTGAGAGCTTTGGAACAGCAGCTCACTGAGGAGAGAGCGGCAGCGgagg TGCTGCGTAGCGAGGTGTGTGACCTGCGTGTAGTGCTGCAGTCGTCAGATAAACAGCTGGAGGAGGCACGGAgggagcaggagagagagaacacgcAGCTGTCTAACAGCTTAATCAGCACACAGCTGCAGCTGGACAAAGTCAG GCTGGAGTGGGAGGAGCTTCAGGAGCAGCAGCGTGTGTTACAGGACGCGTTCGACACCCTGCAGGCCGAGTTTAAGTTTGAAGCGGATCAGTATCACCAACAGCTGgaggagaaaagcagagagCACACcgagcagcacacacacatcact gagttgATGAACACTCTTCAAGCTGAGCGAGAGCTGATCAGCAGTCTGAGGTCACAGCTGAAAGCGGACAGAGAGAACACCTCCAA AGAGCTGCTGCAGGCTGTGGAGGAGAACTCGCTGCTCAAAAAACACATCCTGGAGCTCACTGCTCAGAACCaactgcag gatGAGAAGGTGAAATCTCTGGAGCAGAGTGTGTGCAGAGTGAACGCATCGATCTCCAGCCTGGAGCAGAAAACGGAGCAGGAGAAA gccgTGGTGTTGGACCTGATGAAGCAGACACGTGATTTGCGCTCTGAGCTCGGACAGAAGGACCAGAGTCTCTCTCTGATGAGCGCCGACCTCAGTGACATCACC GAGAAATACGGCGCGGTGtgttcagagagagaggagatgaaCAAACTGGTCTCTCGCATGCAGGAAGAAATCCAGGAGCTCAGAGAGGCTTCAGAGCGACGCCTGGCCTCCGACCGCAtcgag TTGGAGCTGCTGCAGGAGGATCTGGCGTACGTCACAGAGGAACTGGAGAAGCTCAGTAAAGTTTTGGAGGAGAAAACGACAGAGCTACAGAGAGCCGAGCGTCTCGGCACTGAGAAGGACACGACTATCAGCACGCTGCAGGAACAG ctgaagCAGCAGGAGGAGCAGCTCAGTATGAGGAGTGTAAACAGTGGTCATGCCTTTGCTACGCCTAAAATGAACCCACAG acgCCGCACACTTCGCGCAGCTTCAACATGGAGCTGTCTCAGCTGTTGGAGAATCAGGAGATGGAGCTGGAGAGCCGGCGCTCGTCCATGATGACGATGGAGGTGCTGCTGACCGAACTCAACGCCGAGCGCACGGCCAAGAACGACGAGATCCAGAGActcaag gcTCAGCTCAATGAAAAGGAGAATATGCGTTTGGAGATCCAGACTCTACTGGAGCAGTTCTATAACGCACAGAACCAAGAATCACAGAACGGCAACACCACCGA gaaCCTGAAAGATGTGATCCACCAGTCTGTGCTGCGAGACCTACGTGAGGAGAGGAGTGTGAAG aACACACTGATGATGCAGCTCACTGAAGCTCAGAAGAG tctGCAGCACCAGGAGGTCACTCTGACCCAGTCTCAGACCTGCATCCAGGAGCTGACCACTGAACTCAGGAACCGCTGTCTGGAGCTGCGAGACCTTCAGGAGAAAGACAACGAGCTCCTGCAG GAAGTGGAGGTGTTGAGGAAGCAGGTGGAGCACCTGGCTGAGGAGAATGGCAAACTTCTGGGCCACCAGAACCACAAGCAGAAGATCGAATACATGGTCAGGCTGAAGAAGGAGATCACCAAACTCCAGGAG gagaacgagaaactcaGACACAAgagtacatcctga